The genomic window cgcgaggaggaggtggaggatgaGCAGGAGCGCGCGCAGGCGGCGCACGTGGTGGAGAGGAGCAAgtcggaggcgacggcggcggcggcggacctccCGCGGCTGCCGGCGCGGCTGCGCAAGTCGGCCAGCGACCAGTCGGCGTTCGCGCACTTCGAGGccgagaagaaggcggcggcggcggaggtggaacgcgaggcggtggaggcgcggcgCCCCGCGACGACGAGGGAGCCGCCGCGCGTGTGGCTCCGCGTGGCCGACGAGGACCCGGAGCCGGAGGAGTTCGACGACGAGGCGGATGATGATGAGCCGgagatggacgacgacgacgccgacgccggcgccggcgaggtggacgcGCGCGCCGACGACTTCATCAACAACTTCCGCCACCAGCTCAAGCTGCAGCGCATCGACTCCTACCTCCGCCACCGCGACATGCTccgccgcggccacgccgccgccgccgccgccgcggtgggcAGCGACTTGTGAGACGCGTGTGATTTCCAGCAATCCGAGGGGGCTAGCCGCAAAACtgctgataaaaaaaagaagaagagaaatacagggagaggaggaagaactcgagagagaaaaaaaatggtagtttctttctttctccccATCTCTTCTGTTttggtttattttctttttttttctcctttcaaAATGCTTAGTAGTAGTATAATATTATCGTAGCATCCGACTTTTTGGATAGAATCTTGTGTAATGCAGCACCATATCATGTGAAAATTTCATCCTCATAAGAGATTTGGATAAGGATTAATCTGGCAATTATGTTTCTGTAATTAAATTTCTTGCAAATGGCACAGCTAACTATACCCTcatcattttcatatttgcaaatCTCAATGCATAACTGATAGTATTAGATTCTTCTTATTTTCCGATGTCTGAAACCAATCGAATATAAGGTGATCATGCAGGTAATTAACCGCAATGCTCAACTGCCTGTGTTAAAACAATCAAGAATTCTACGAGAATTTTAgtacaaaataaagaaaaagtagTTCAGTTTGCAGTGCCATGCCTGACAAGGAGAGCCATAGATTGCGCAAGCAAGTACAGGTTGGCTGATCACAAGTCATTAGCAGGCGTTTGTCCGTAACAAATAGATTAAGACAGATACGACACAGTGCCTAGTCAGCCAGCACAAGGACTTGACAAATTAATATCAGCCCCTCTTGTGTGTACTGCTCCTAATCCCATGATCTCTCTAGAAAGTACGGACAAGGGCAACTCACTGACCAGTGACCACCACAGTATCGCTGCTTCTGGTACTTTGCATTGCCActaattttctactccctccgtttcacaatgtaaatcattatagcatttctcacattcacattcatattgatatttatacatatatatatatatatatatatgatatatatatatatatatgtgtgtgtctagattcattaacatcaatattaatatgggaaatatctagattcattaacatcaatataaatatggaaaatgctaaaataacttacattataaataaaacggagaaagtactcATCAGTGAATTGTTTAGCCTGAACTGGTATTGCTATCGTTTATAGTCTTCAACTTATAAGCATAAACggacatttaaattttaatacttaattttaaagtaattttaggattttttatcatgtttatttttaatatttacttTTAAATAGCTTGagcatgtatataaaatttttatatgtgaATTCTTTTAACTTGTCAATAAGTTGTATTGCTTATAATTAATATTAAGCCATTTCCAGTGTAGGTCTCGTAAGAGTTCAATCTCAATAAATAAGATAATAGTACATAGGTTAAACTGATAATTAACATATCAAAAAGTTtacgaaaagaaagaaagaaagtaaGAAAGAATATGTTTTATCTATACCTTACAAATAGAATGAAACCCATTATAACTAAATCATTTCATCTTAATCTCGAAAACGGAAATGAAACCCTGTTATCACCAAATAGTTTCACAATACTATTCAATAATTAAATACTTTGGGTAGCATCTGAAATTACGAAATGAAACCGTGCATTGGAGACATTTGTTTCATTCATCAACCAAACCTTTTAGATTACGTGACACTCTTATAAATCACAAAATAAAACTCTCCACTGAAAATGGCATAATGCCAAACGATGAGGTTGCAACTATATCTGTAATTATCGTTGGTTGTTAAAATATTGTCTTTAATCTATACAATAgtactaaaaaatatttattgataaAGATTTCGTTGACACTAGTTACTTCGtgaaaaaaatagaaccctaaatataaatctgaataaatatttgttaaaattcacagctataatttaaattattttaagatGGAAGGTGAATGTGAGTACAAACAGCCGCTCGGGGTCGTCGGGCGGTGGATCCGGGTGGACCCACTTACACTGACACGGACCTGGAGGGCGTGTGTGCATGTTTGGTCCTTTGTTTCCTTCCTATTTCTCTCTTATTTAGTTTTTGTTTCCCTTTAATCGCCGTTGCCTCTTGCCGGGTTCACATGGACATCGCCACTTAATTAATCAGATGGGCGATTTGGTTAGTGGTGACACCTGCTTAATCAATCGTGAGCTCTCTCAAGTCGGCGCTTGATGCGATTTCGGGGCAACTAACGCACAGCGTTTGATGCTGCAATGGATTAAAAGATTAGTGTTAGTTAACCTttggggtgttttttttttactctgttACTTTGGTTAGTGGATATGGTAGAGTAAGGGTTCGGGCACGACGAAGGAGACGCGAACGAACAATGTATGGAATTTCACGAAAATTTCACAGGACACATAGATAGATTCTAGCTCTGCTTCTAGCATCAGTCTCAAatatgttctaaaatataagtatttttcaATGTAATTGAATGGAGGAAAAGATGAAATATATAGATAGAAATGCTTATTTCTACTATCTTAAAAGTGGGGTCATTCCTCTTTCAATCCTTCCATCGTGCAGCTCACGAAAAATAACCACCATCTCTTTTTAATTATATAAGTTTGGCCTATTAGTAGATGGACTCGACCCGTTACAACGTACGCGCATATCtactaatattttaaaaatggaacatactctctctgtcctaaaaaaaatcaatctagaacGGGATGTGAGGGGACGTGACCCCTTCTAGATTGATGTATGTGGATATAGGAGGATGTCCACATATATTGTATTAGGAgggtttttttggacggagggagtagggagTACAGTAATAAAAAAACTTTTCATTACATTAACTATAGTCAGGTGTGGAGAGCTAATCCATGCTCAAGAACAATTAATCCGGGTTGCACAGTAGCCAAactgctggctggctggctgcttGGATATACATAAGGTGGTTCCAGCACTGTTGTCAGTTTGATGTTGGCTGGTTTGTGATTCTCCCCCGGCGACGTGTGGTGCACATGCGACGTAGGACATCGGATTCTGTGGGCAGAAgggaaaattaaaattaacttaGTGTGATGAGAGGTGTCTCTTTTGAATAGGACATGAGGCTTTGTGGGAAAGTAGGTGAGTGCCTCCTACTAATTATTGGGCTTGATGGATCTCTGTCTAGCTAGTGCCACTTTTGTTACAGTATCTTCCGAGGATAACTGCAAGTCGAATCCTCCAATCGTTGTGGAGTGACCAGGGATGATATTTTTCTCATCTCTCAATTTAACATCAGAGGACGGCTACCTGCCTGTAAAAGTAAACCACAAGCAAGGTTTGCTTTAGTGCAGTGATGGAACCAAAACAATGGTTTTAAAACCAAGCGAAAAGTTAACTAGGATTAGAGTGTTTAGTACTTATGGTACAAATGTGAAATACCCTTAGCATGCTAGACTGACATGTCGGTCCTATCTATTAAAAGAAaggtaaattttgctacagCACATTATGACTTTGCGGTTTTATCCGTATGACACCGCGAGCAAACTCACTTTTGGAGAAAGCACTCCATATTCGTGGTTATTTGCTAGTGAACACTACGCGGCTTAAAATAATGTATCCGTGCTGATGAGGTGCTAGGGGATCTGATATTTTACGCGAAGTGACCGAAATGCACATATCGGGCCCCCTAGTGCCTAGTCAGCACGGATACATTATTTTAAGCCGTGCGGTGTCCACTGGCAAATAACCACgattatggagtgttttcctaAAAAGTGAGTTTACGCGGTGTCCTACGACTAAAATCACAAAGTCGTGAtgttctgtagcaaaatttgcctaaagGAAACTAGTTAATTTGAGTTTGAAATATTTAACATGTAGACTCCACTtgtaagaaaaaataattttgagcCCTCTATGGCACTTACATGGCTCATGTACCTGGGCCGGGCTAAAATGAAGAAGTTCCACTATGGTAGATGGGCGTGTCAGCGCTTTGGCTTTGCCATCAATTCCCTCCGTCACATTTTAAGTACAGCTATAAGTTTTTATGCCTAATTTTGATAAcccgttttatttgaatttttttataattagtatttctattgttataatatgataaaatatgaatagtactttatatgtgacttatgattttattttttttaattttttaaataaaacggacgattaaagttaggCATAGAAAATCATGATTGgacttaaaataaaacggagggagtacaatttagAACTCACGTGATATATTAAATTAagattagaaaaaaacaaaatatatcttttataATTTTACGGACCATATAATATTTCCGGACAAGTTTAAGGTCCAGAAGCCCACAGTTTCAGCACCTTATAAATATGAACTACGTACCAtgcacatattttatttttcaaaactaaGAATGCCATTAAGCACCGCTTTTGTGATAGTTACGTGCGATATACTGTACTACTCCAGCTTTCTTAAACATGATTACaatgaaattcaaagtttgatttAATTCAGGGAAAAAAATCTGACTACAAAAATTAAGATATGAAATCAGACATCCTGACGAGGAACAACGTCAAATGAAGAACAATGCTATCTGTCAAATTTTGTGAAAGAGACAACAAACTGATGGGCTGTACTCGTACATAAGATCTTCCAAAAGGTAGTAAGAGAATAAAATAATGCTGTGGATTATGAACTGCCTTTGGAGGAAAAGCCAAGAAATGTCCTTTTATGGCGTATAATAATGCGCTGCTGATGCATGTGGTGGCTGCCACCTCGCTTTCGATTCCGGACCAGGAAAATGCGTCGACAGTGTAGATTTCCCGATGTACTTGAAATCCATCGATGAATTTGTATCGGACTTACTCGGAGGAATTTGAATCCATAGGAATAGGAATAGTAAAGGTAAAGAAATAGGAATGTTTGCACACATTAATCCATATGAATTTTTCTAAGATGTTTGAGTGAATGAAAAATATGTTTACTTTATACAACGGAAATTTTCCTAATATTTCAATCCTACTAACCGAATAGCACTCATAGTACTTAATCCTTAGAAATCCAAatcctttatttttcttccaaaaCTAATAAGTCTTAATTGGGCAAATCTTAGCTAAAATTAACAAGAATGCCCTGCAATGGTGGCAAGCAAAAACATGCTAGATACTCTTCCATTCACAGATATTTGTTAGTTTTGATCAGGAAAGATGAACTTTCACATGCTTATTTTTCAAATGATGTTAAACCAAACATATTTGAATGTAACATATTAGTAAATTTCTTACCACAACATATTTAATGAATAATATTGATGTTGAATAGTTAggttatttaataaaaaaaaggtaaaattggttatatagcatcgaaagttcatgttttttgttttatagcACCAAAAATATCGGTTCattttaatagcacccaaagttcacccgtccctatttttaacacttccgtcaattctcgatcaTTTACCGTCCGCCTTGATCGCTATTGACCCAGCCACGCACATgatatgacatttctacccctcacaagtacaagtagaaTGTATGGtaatgaggggtagaaacgtcatatcgtgtgcGTGGCTGGGTGCGATCAAGACGaacggaaaacgatcgagaattgatgGAAGTGTTAAAATGGGGAACGggggtgaactttgggtgctattaaagtgaacatctttcggtgctataaaaccaaaaacgtgaactttcgatgctatataaccaattttaccttaaaaaaatgttctttGATCAAAATAGGTGAATGAGATGCATTTGATAATGTAGTGGCAAAGGGTGTGTGGTTTTAATCCTAGTGTTTAGTGTTCAGTCCCTAATACGCTCacaatttctttaaaaaaactaggaaggtagcccgcgcatatgtGTGGGCATCTTATTTAAATGTGTTAGAAATTTTATTAGGAATATGCGTGGGCATCTTATTTAAATGTGTTAGAAATTTTATTAGGAATGTTTATGATTACTCTATTGtaaacatgtttatttttttaataatttatgtGGTGTTTCTTTGAATGCTAGTAACCATAATCGGTGtataaattctaaactaaaattacttaaaaCCGTGCAGTTTtggatttataaaaaaaatatttatgaaactATATATCATTTGAACATAacgtgtttattttttaatatttagcaTATCTTATTTTTGCATTTTCTAAACTCTGAGTAAGAAATTTTCTTttgtatacttatatatatgtttttatggattttaggatatattaattgcagatattttatattaaaaatatggcTACTACGACTGCATGATCTAATTAAATGAGATGAATATGTTGAAATATTGATTTAATTGTAAGTATATAGTATTGCAGTATGAAATTACGGTTTAGCGGTAAATGTTTTTCTCAATCagaaaatatattagaaaatgagACTTTTATCGCTCCCAAGTTGTAGTTTACGTTTGTATACTTCGAACTGAAATTATGTTAGATTTTGTTTCCAACATAATGACAAAAGAAaggacaaatttttttttatattttatttataattttagttattttgattaTATCAATACTCCTAAAATATTTGAACATTGCTATTTAGACTGGGtttcaaattaaaaaagaaaatgttaaatttagaaaaataaagttcagtcttcaattatttttatcatgttatttttttctagatttacaTTCCATCAAGCATCCATCTCTGTGATTTGGAATGGAAATATAAATGTGTTAAGACCATACAACTTGGCGTGGGATAAAGGCATCCCTTAAATGTTTTCTATTTGTTGTTTTCTATTTGTTGTCTATGACAAATATTTCCTAGACGGGGTATACGTTATGACGCGAAAAAACgatactacctctatttcaggttataagactttctagcattgcccacattcatatagatattaatgaatctaagcaTATATAAAGGTCtaaaatttattaacatatatatgaatgtgggaaatgctagaaagtcttataatatgaaactaaGTATAAATAAATGCTTTTTCGCTAACCTATTAGTGACATTAGATATCGTATGTGTAATTTAGATGTTATGATCATCTTAGGaatgtttatttatttctaaaagGATCATGTATTCATAAAAGCGCATCTAAGATCGAGTATAAGTAAATAGCCCCTCTAAGATCGAGAAATTAACTACTTCCACTGTtgaggaaaaaatatatcaatatttacaacaccaaattatttttattttatttattggaGGCTTCAAAGTGGATAGATGTGGTCCACAATGTAAGTCAATACgcatattaaattatttatttaactgAAAATCACAATAGTTTAGAAATATCATGAATTGaataaacaatttaaaattttaagattATTTTAAAGTCTAATTTATGTTATTTCTATAAGTGCTAGCTTGAGGAGAAGGCTGGCTAGACTTGTTAGGCGGAGTCTATTtgtgggagtttttttttcccgtaaAGATAATTTTGGATTTGGTTGCTATGGAGATAAAAAGAACATAGAAGGAATggtagggagggagggagtttTGGGATTTTCTTTAAAAGAGAGATATAACCATATAAGATAATGGATCcatcgatttaagtgaaaaccgatggttagatgttttatttttatttgtcacactcatagatttttttttaaaaaatttattagAGTGTTACGTGGCGATCGACTTTGAAGCGTTTATGGACGTACCATTAGGCCAGACATTTGTAGTTAGAATGGTTGTATGATCTAATTTTTAGATAACAAAATATGAGCAATATGGACtttgaattttatatttaattataaatatcaCAACAATTGATAAAAACTGAGAATAAAATTGTAACTTGAGAGTTATGATTATTTAGATGTCCGAATtatttttgatatatatattgagTGTTAGTTAGAAAATAGGATAAgttagctagaaaataggaGATGAGGGGAGATTCGGAGGATGGAAGGAGTACGTACTGGGTTTTTTTACCTCATGTACGTACGGTGTTGGTGGTAGGGATACCAGATTTATTTTCTTCAAGATGGAgatctaatagttaaaattaACAGGTCCAtgtatttaaaagaaaattgcgGTGTAGGaggccacgtggcggcttgagagcgtttataggaagtttaatgggcTTTTAGTGT from Oryza glaberrima chromosome 6, OglaRS2, whole genome shotgun sequence includes these protein-coding regions:
- the LOC127775764 gene encoding uncharacterized protein LOC127775764, with the translated sequence MLEAVIPAVWSAVHGWFTPAVLFLVLNIVIGTIAVTSKVTASSSTAGGGGEGDGYGAWAGGGGGGGGEQRRFSRVPSMALDRLRSFNLSGRFSAAASAPAAPEAAAVVGGVLDLGARDEATTAAVVKDVGGGREREEEVEDEQERAQAAHVVERSKSEATAAAADLPRLPARLRKSASDQSAFAHFEAEKKAAAAEVEREAVEARRPATTREPPRVWLRVADEDPEPEEFDDEADDDEPEMDDDDADAGAGEVDARADDFINNFRHQLKLQRIDSYLRHRDMLRRGHAAAAAAAVGSDL